Proteins from one Juglans microcarpa x Juglans regia isolate MS1-56 chromosome 6S, Jm3101_v1.0, whole genome shotgun sequence genomic window:
- the LOC121237967 gene encoding uncharacterized protein LOC121237967, whose protein sequence is MAAEVSALVCVLNGYNREDLHRLVGKDSSDEESTALITCDLLCGSSSSSYSMLPESQELDLDLQVPNGWEKHLDLKSGKVYLQRCNSPSSPSISEHKPQTNATVPKLQDLNFPPSPAKITLNLFEQTCLDLKLVSSSLSSNTYQSVCTLDKVKLALERAEEPTKKRASLCKSSLSPSYSSPSSSVRETQEEDLGDQLLSSPTVAGCPGCLCYVLIMKNNPKCPRCCSVVRLPVIKKPRIDLNISI, encoded by the exons ATGGCTGCCGAAGTGAGCGCTCTGGTTTGCGTCTTGAATGGGTACAATAGGGAGGATCTGCATCGGTTGGTTGGGAAGGATTCGAGCGATGAGGAATCTACGGCTCTGATTACATGTGACCTGCTTTGTGggtcttcctcctcctcctactctATGCTTCCCGAGTCCCAGGAATTGGACCTCGACCTGCAGGTCCCTAATGGCTGGGAAAAACATTTAGACTTGAag TCAGGAAAAGTCTACCTACAAAGATGCAACTCCCCAAGTTCACCCTCAATCTCAGAACACAAGCCCCAAACCAATGCAACAGTTCCAAAGCTTCAAGATTTAAATTTCCCACCATCACCAGCAAAGATCACATTAAATCTTTTTGAACAAACTTGCTTGGATTTAAAGTTAGTATCATCATCCTTGTCTTCAAATACTTATCAAAGTGTATGCACTCTTGATAAGGTGAAATTGGCACTCGAAAGGGCAGAGGAGCCAACCAAGAAGAGAGCATCATTGTGCAAATCATCCTTGTCACCTTCATATTCTTCACCATCCTCTTCTGTCAGAGAAACACAAGAAGAAGATCTTGGCGATCAATTATTATCATCGCCAACAGTGGCAGGGTGCCCCGGTTGCTTATGTTATGTATTGATAATGAAAAATAACCCCAAATGTCCTCGGTGCTGTTCTGTTGTCCGGTTGCCAGTTATAAAGAAACCTAGGATTGATCTCAACATATCCATAtga